From Vigna unguiculata cultivar IT97K-499-35 chromosome 5, ASM411807v1, whole genome shotgun sequence, the proteins below share one genomic window:
- the LOC114183423 gene encoding enoyl-[acyl-carrier-protein] reductase, mitochondrial, with the protein MLRQLVMHAPRVFNYKSGRLAHGGCGQILITRALSSAAVSPPSKAIVYDVHGPPDTVTKLVEVPAVDVKEKEVCVKMLAAPINPSDINRIQGVYPVRPNPPAVGGYEGVGEVLSVGSSVTSLSPGDWVIPSPPSFGTWQTYIVKNENVWHKIEKGVPMEYAATITVNPLTALLMLEHCVTLNSGDAIVQNGATSMVGQCVIQLANSRGIHSINIIRDRPGVNEVKEMLKNLGADEVFTESELEVKNVKSLLGGIPEPALGFNCVGGNAASLVLKFLRQGGTMVTYGGMSKKPVTVSTSSFIFKDLSLRGFWLQKWLSTDKAEESRGMIDRLLSLVQEGKLKYKMELAPFDDFSTALDKALGKLGSQPKQVIKF; encoded by the exons ATGTTGCGACAGTTGGTAATGCACGCGCCGCGTGTGTTCAACTACAAGTCGGGGAGGTTAGCTCACGGTGGCTGCGGCCAAATATTAATCACACGAGCATTGTCCTCCGCGGCCGTGTCGCCGCCGTCGAAGGCGATCGTGTACGATGTGCACGGGCCACCGGACACGGTGACGAAGTTGGTGGAGGTTCCGGCCGTTGATGTGAAAGAAAAAGAGGTGTGTGTGAAGATGCTAGCTGCTCCGATCAACCCCTCCGATATCAATAGAATTCAGGGCGTTTATCCTGTGCGGCCAAACCCACCGGCAGTGGGTGGATATGAAGGCGTTGGAGAAGTTCTCTCAGTGGGCTCCTCGGTCACCTCACTCTCTCCCGGTGATTGGGTTATTCCCTCTCCACCCTCTTTCG GGACTTGGCAGACGTATATTGTGAAGAATGAGAATGTTTGGCACAAGATAGAGAAGGGTGTGCCTATGGAATATGCGGCTACAATTACTGTTAATCCCTTGACTGCACTTCTCATGCTTGAACACTGTGTTACTCTGAACTCTG GAGATGCTATTGTGCAAAATGGGGCTACCAGCATGGTTGGCCAGTGTGTCATTCAGCTTGCCAACTCTCGTGGCATTCACAGCATTAATATTATTAGGGACAG GCCTGGGGTCAATGAAGTAAAAGAAATGCTTAAGAATTTGGGTGCTGATGAAGTTTTCACTGAGAGCGAATTGGAAGTGAAGAATGTCAAGAGTCTCCTG GGTGGTATACCTGAACCGGCACTGGGATTTAACTGTGTTGGTGGCAATGCTGCTTCTTTGGTACTCAAGTTTTTGAG ACAAGGAGGAACCATGGTCACATATGGTGGAATGTCTAAAAAACCCGTCACTGTGTCAACATCATCCTTCATATTTAAG GATCTTTCCTTGAGGGGATTCTGGTTACAGAAGTGGTTGAGCACAGATAAAGCTGAAGAGAGCAGAGGAATGATAGACAGACTTTTGAGTCTTGTACAAGAAGGAAAGTTAAAATACAA AATGGAATTGGCTCCCTTTGACGATTTCAGCACAGCATTGGATAAAGCATTAGGAAAACTTGGGAGCCAACCTAAGCAAGTTATCAAATTCTAA
- the LOC114184142 gene encoding uncharacterized protein LOC114184142, giving the protein MSESPQRKKSSLPPKRGQIKAQIFSSLANSVSSTISKTGESIRNVFGKSGGDSGSASASSASTPPQSGYNSETNNSDVS; this is encoded by the coding sequence ATGTCGGAATCACCCCAAAGGAAAAAATCGAGTCTTCCCCCGAAAAGAGGACAGATAAAGGCTCAAATTTTTAGCAGCCTTGCGAATTCTGTGTCTTCCACTATCTCTAAAACAGGGGAATCTATTCGAAACGTTTTTGGAAAAAGTGGTGGCGATTCAGGTTCAGCTTCTGCGTCTTCTGCCTCAACCCCTCCCCAAAGTGGCTACAATTCTGAGACCAATAACTCTGATGTTTCCTAG
- the LOC114183380 gene encoding uncharacterized protein YKR070W isoform X1, giving the protein MSFHLLTKARNRTVFSYLISRAFSHGPQRPSRPSFGIAFDIDGVILLGNSPVGGSPGALRKLYGADGGLRIPYVFLTNGGGFPEAKRAFELSQLLGVNVSPSQVLQGHSPFKQLVKRFENDLVVAVGKGEPAAVMTEYGFKHVLSIDEYASCFENIDPLAPYKKWTTNLAATENSKFNESFPRNDVLSKRVQAAFVVSDPVDWSRDIQVLCDILKTGGLPGRNVGPQPHIYFANDDLEYQTKFPSERLGMGAFRIALESIFNRIHPHCLEYTCFGKPHPSVFKNAEIVLQKLVASLYEDFYDKNHKTSSFKTLYMIGDNPAVDIRGARQTGHPWFSILTRTGVFKGKENHDKFSADLVVDTVEEAVDYILAKECGS; this is encoded by the exons ATGAGCTTCCATCTCTTAACCAAAGCCAGAAACCGAACAGTGTTTTCGTATCTAATCTCACGCGCATTCTCTCACGGACCACAACG ACCTAGCAGGCCTTCATTCGGCATCGCGTTCGACATCGACGGTGTCATTTTGCTCGGAAACTCCCCTGTCGGTGGTTCTCCTGGAGCGCTGAGAAAATTATACGGCGCTGAtg GTGGATTGAGAATCCCGTACGTTTTCCTCACCAATG GTGGTGGCTTTCCTGAAGCTAAAAGAGCTTTTGAACTAAGTCAACTGTTGGGTGTGAATGTCTCACCTTCGCAG GTTTTACAAGGCCATTCACCATTTAAACAACTGGTCAAGAG ATTTGAGAATGATCTCGTTGTTGCTGTGGGAAAAGGGGAACCTGCAGCTGTGATGACGGAATATGGTTTTAA ACATGTTCTTTCAATTGATGAATATGCCTCGTGCTTTGAGAACATTGATCCGCTGGCTCCATACAAGAAATGGACTACCAATCTGGCTGCTACGGAGAATTCAAAGTTTAATGAGAGTTTTCCAAGGAATGATGTCCTCTCTAAAAGGGTTCAAGCAGCATTTGTAGTTAGTGACCCTGTCGATTGGAGCAGGGATATACAG GTTCTCTGTGACATCTTAAAAACAGGAGGCCTTCCTGGAAGAAATGTTGGACCACAACCACATATATATTTTGCAAATGATGACCTTGAATACCAG ACTAAATTTCCTTCTGAACGTCTGGGCATGGGAGCATTCAGGATTGCATTAGAATCCATCTTCAATAG GATTCACCCTCATTGCTTGGAGTATACATGTTTTGGCAAACCACATCCATCAGTATTCAAGAATGCAGAAATTGTGTTACAGAAACTTGTGGCATCACTTTATGAAGATTTCTATGATAAAAATCATAAGACTTCATCTTTTAAAACACTGTACATGATTGGAGATAATCCTGCAGTTGATATCAGAGGTGCACGACAG ACTGGGCATCCTTGGTTTTCTATTCTCACCAGAACTGGAGTTTTCAAGGGGAAGGAAAATCATGACAAATTTTCAGCAGATCTG GTGGTTGACACTGTTGAAGAAGCTGTGGACTACATACTGGCAAAGGAATGCGGTTCATAG
- the LOC114183380 gene encoding uncharacterized protein YKR070W isoform X2 produces MSFHLLTKARNRTVFSYLISRAFSHGPQRPSFGIAFDIDGVILLGNSPVGGSPGALRKLYGADGGLRIPYVFLTNGGGFPEAKRAFELSQLLGVNVSPSQVLQGHSPFKQLVKRFENDLVVAVGKGEPAAVMTEYGFKHVLSIDEYASCFENIDPLAPYKKWTTNLAATENSKFNESFPRNDVLSKRVQAAFVVSDPVDWSRDIQVLCDILKTGGLPGRNVGPQPHIYFANDDLEYQTKFPSERLGMGAFRIALESIFNRIHPHCLEYTCFGKPHPSVFKNAEIVLQKLVASLYEDFYDKNHKTSSFKTLYMIGDNPAVDIRGARQTGHPWFSILTRTGVFKGKENHDKFSADLVVDTVEEAVDYILAKECGS; encoded by the exons ATGAGCTTCCATCTCTTAACCAAAGCCAGAAACCGAACAGTGTTTTCGTATCTAATCTCACGCGCATTCTCTCACGGACCACAACG GCCTTCATTCGGCATCGCGTTCGACATCGACGGTGTCATTTTGCTCGGAAACTCCCCTGTCGGTGGTTCTCCTGGAGCGCTGAGAAAATTATACGGCGCTGAtg GTGGATTGAGAATCCCGTACGTTTTCCTCACCAATG GTGGTGGCTTTCCTGAAGCTAAAAGAGCTTTTGAACTAAGTCAACTGTTGGGTGTGAATGTCTCACCTTCGCAG GTTTTACAAGGCCATTCACCATTTAAACAACTGGTCAAGAG ATTTGAGAATGATCTCGTTGTTGCTGTGGGAAAAGGGGAACCTGCAGCTGTGATGACGGAATATGGTTTTAA ACATGTTCTTTCAATTGATGAATATGCCTCGTGCTTTGAGAACATTGATCCGCTGGCTCCATACAAGAAATGGACTACCAATCTGGCTGCTACGGAGAATTCAAAGTTTAATGAGAGTTTTCCAAGGAATGATGTCCTCTCTAAAAGGGTTCAAGCAGCATTTGTAGTTAGTGACCCTGTCGATTGGAGCAGGGATATACAG GTTCTCTGTGACATCTTAAAAACAGGAGGCCTTCCTGGAAGAAATGTTGGACCACAACCACATATATATTTTGCAAATGATGACCTTGAATACCAG ACTAAATTTCCTTCTGAACGTCTGGGCATGGGAGCATTCAGGATTGCATTAGAATCCATCTTCAATAG GATTCACCCTCATTGCTTGGAGTATACATGTTTTGGCAAACCACATCCATCAGTATTCAAGAATGCAGAAATTGTGTTACAGAAACTTGTGGCATCACTTTATGAAGATTTCTATGATAAAAATCATAAGACTTCATCTTTTAAAACACTGTACATGATTGGAGATAATCCTGCAGTTGATATCAGAGGTGCACGACAG ACTGGGCATCCTTGGTTTTCTATTCTCACCAGAACTGGAGTTTTCAAGGGGAAGGAAAATCATGACAAATTTTCAGCAGATCTG GTGGTTGACACTGTTGAAGAAGCTGTGGACTACATACTGGCAAAGGAATGCGGTTCATAG